GCGAGACACGGACGCTGACTCGCCCGCTCTTCAGTGCCCGCCTGGGTTTGACCGGTAAGCCAGATTACATCTTGCAACAGGGAGATTACCTCATCCCGGTTGAAGTGAAGCCTCATCGGCGTGCTCCACAACCATACCCCTCTGATCTGATGCAACTGGCTGCGTATCTGGTATTACTTGAAGAAACAACCGGTGTTGCGCCTCCCTACGGCCTGCTCCGCTATGCAGAGGAAACGTTCAGTCTTCGCTACACGCCGGCGGTGCGTGCAGAGGTATTAGCCACCCTGACCGAAATGCGTGATCTGCTTTCGGCGGTCGATGTTGCGCGCAACCACGATGATGCCGCTCGTTGTCGGGGATGCGGTTTTCGTTCACAATGCGAGGACGCTCTTGTCTAACGAATAGCGGGCTAATTCCTCACAATCAGATACCACCTTTTGGCTGACTTTGTGCTACCATGAAGCGCAGTATATATAGTCAATGGCAGGTAACCCTATGTATCTCACCAGTG
This genomic window from Chloroflexus aurantiacus J-10-fl contains:
- the cas4 gene encoding CRISPR-associated protein Cas4, with amino-acid sequence MGNPMMGLGIALILCALGVLLIAIILRQRSGLPWARVVSTDVGETRTLTRPLFSARLGLTGKPDYILQQGDYLIPVEVKPHRRAPQPYPSDLMQLAAYLVLLEETTGVAPPYGLLRYAEETFSLRYTPAVRAEVLATLTEMRDLLSAVDVARNHDDAARCRGCGFRSQCEDALV